A single region of the Xyrauchen texanus isolate HMW12.3.18 unplaced genomic scaffold, RBS_HiC_50CHRs HiC_scaffold_51, whole genome shotgun sequence genome encodes:
- the LOC127642206 gene encoding uncharacterized protein LOC127642206: MTGYLAAQGVCASEVRVGGHWHRCMNLIIKLDARNAVLSHGMWDQVRVDHGREFYLTLFMQDILAEYRHNQHRLPYLQTTSTKNHTVERIWPEVNKRVNFPIKTALIQMIDQETLDMEDGLTRYCVSNLTCEISQIGVQRFVQAWNSHNILGKGIPNLLARDGCAARISEPLLPRASEAAELYRQEMGNSLTTPSAFGIDPFQSEENKIRAETEFHSLYFDLGNVFNYTVNEHYRSYQDCVTDLINIARTCA; the protein is encoded by the exons ATGACGGGTTATCTTGCTGCACAAGGAGTTTGTGCATCAGAGGTTCGAGTGGGCGGACACTGGCACAGATGCATGAACCTTATCATCAAGCTCGATGCCAG AAACGCTGTACTTTCCCATGGGATGTGGGATCAGGTCAGAGTGGACCATGGTAGAGAGTTTTATCTAACCCTCTTCATGCAAGACATCTTGGCAGAATACAGGCATAACCAGCACCGACTGCCTTACCTCCAGACAACATCAACTAAG AACCACACCGTAGAGAGAATATGGCCTGAAGTCAATAAGCGGGTCAATTTTCCAATCAAGACTGCACTCATTCAAATGATTGACCAGGAGACTTTGGATATGGAGGATGGGTTGACCAGATACTGTGTATCCAATCTCACATGTGAGATCAGCCAGATTGGGGTACAGAGATTTGTTCAGGCATGGAATAGCCATAATATTCTAG GCAAAGGCATTCCCAATCTGCTGGCCAGAGATGGCTGCGCGGCAAGGATTTCAGAGCCACTGCTGCCGAGGGCCTCAGAAGCTGCCGAGCTATACAGACAGGAGATGGGAAACAGTTTGACCACTCCATCAGCATTTGGCATTGACCCATTTCAGTCTGAAGAGAACAAAATTAGGGCAGAGACAGAGTTTCATTCACTTTATTTTGACCTTGGAAATGTCTTTAACTACACTGTAAATGAGCATTACAGGTCATACCAAGACTGTGTAACTGACCTAATTAACATCGCAAGAACATGTGCATAG
- the LOC127642209 gene encoding neoverrucotoxin subunit alpha-like, protein VCDLTLDPNTVNTQLILSEGNRKVTHVEEHQSYPDHPERFDVCYSQVLCRESLTGRCYWETQWSGDGADISVSYKGISRKGESRDCLFGLNENSWSLNCSDGKFTVWYNDNITDIRPPSPLSNRVGVYLDCPAGTLSFYSVSDTHTLTHLHTLNATFTQPLYAGFAVDYNSSVSLC, encoded by the coding sequence atgtctgtgaccTCACACTTGATCCAAACACAGTAAACACTcaactcattctgtctgaggggaacaggaaggtgacacatGTGGAAGAGCATCAATCATATCCggatcatccagagagatttgatgtgtGTTATTctcaggttctgtgtagagagagtctgactggacgctgttactgggagactcaatggagtggagatgGTGCTGATATATCAGTGTCGTATAAAGGAATCAGCAGGAAAGGAGAGAGTCGTGACTGTTTGTTTGGACTGAATGAAAACTCCTGGAGTCTGAACTGCTCTGATGGCAAATTCACTGTCTGGTACAATGATAACATCACTGACATCCGTCCTCCTTCACCTCTCTCTAACAGAGTAGGAGTGTATTtggactgtccggccggcactctgtccttctacagtgtctctgacacacacacactcacacacttacacacactcaacgCCACATTCACTCAACCGCTCTATGCTGGATTTGCAGTTGATTATAACTCCTCAGTGTCTCTGTGTTAG